A section of the Sandaracinaceae bacterium genome encodes:
- a CDS encoding sigma-70 family RNA polymerase sigma factor → MNTKTDQLSSVGRYIRSLGERPPLEPEEERELARRWIDGDELAGRRIIEASLPFVIRVAKGYRRWGIPLEDLIQQGNLGLLKAAKKFDPDKDCRLITYASYWIRAEIRDYVVRTYRIVRLGATATERRAIRAYRRSGVEGPEELAEVSGMPLKRAKKLWPLLTAGEVALDASRPDGTPVVERLTGTQSTPEETVARDHRIHRVRAMLPEVLASLTERERRIVEARMLADDPCTLRELGKELGVCRERVRQLEVQAREKLRVAFADYAPAAA, encoded by the coding sequence ATGAACACCAAGACCGACCAGCTCTCGTCCGTAGGCCGCTACATCCGCTCGCTCGGGGAGCGCCCGCCGCTCGAGCCCGAAGAGGAGCGCGAGCTCGCGCGTCGCTGGATCGACGGGGACGAGCTCGCGGGGCGTCGCATCATCGAGGCGAGCCTCCCGTTCGTGATCCGCGTGGCCAAGGGCTACCGCCGCTGGGGCATCCCGCTCGAGGATCTCATCCAGCAGGGCAACCTGGGCCTGCTCAAGGCGGCCAAGAAGTTCGACCCGGACAAGGACTGCCGTCTGATCACGTACGCGAGCTACTGGATCCGCGCCGAGATCCGCGACTACGTCGTCCGCACCTACCGCATCGTGCGCCTCGGCGCGACGGCCACCGAGCGCCGCGCCATCCGCGCCTACCGCCGCAGCGGCGTCGAGGGCCCGGAGGAGCTGGCCGAGGTCAGCGGCATGCCGCTGAAGCGGGCCAAGAAGCTCTGGCCGCTCCTGACGGCCGGCGAGGTCGCGCTCGACGCGAGTCGCCCCGACGGTACGCCCGTGGTCGAGCGTCTCACCGGGACCCAGAGCACGCCCGAGGAGACCGTGGCTCGCGACCACCGCATCCACCGCGTCCGCGCGATGCTGCCCGAGGTCCTGGCTTCGCTGACCGAGCGCGAGCGTCGCATCGTCGAGGCGCGCATGCTCGCCGACGATCCCTGCACCCTCCGGGAGCTGGGCAAGGAGCTGGGCGTCTGTCGCGAGCGCGTGCGTCAGCTCGAGGTGCAGGCGCGCGAGAAGCTGCGCGTCGCCTTCGCCGACTACGCCCCGGCCGCGGCCTGA
- a CDS encoding RlmE family RNA methyltransferase encodes MARSRRKRRHQDSYGRRAKREGYAARSVYKLEEIDEKTGILRRGARVLDLGAFPGSWTSYAAEKVQREGKVFGVDLQPFRGALPENAEIVQGDLLEMSADDFGGAGAWDVVMSDMAPSTTGHRFTDQARSFELFMQALEVAVGVLTPGGSFVAKIFQGGDFEQARAAVAARFEKVKVVKPKATRNESYEIFICGLGFRAAEGAPDPDPDDQAAAGA; translated from the coding sequence GTGGCGCGCTCCCGACGGAAGCGCCGACATCAGGACTCCTACGGGCGGCGGGCCAAACGCGAGGGCTACGCCGCCCGAAGCGTTTACAAGCTCGAGGAGATCGACGAGAAGACGGGCATCCTGCGCCGCGGCGCGAGGGTGCTCGATCTCGGCGCGTTCCCGGGGTCCTGGACGAGCTACGCGGCCGAGAAGGTCCAGCGCGAGGGCAAGGTCTTCGGCGTGGACCTCCAGCCCTTCCGCGGCGCGCTCCCCGAGAACGCGGAGATCGTCCAGGGCGATCTCCTCGAGATGAGCGCGGACGACTTCGGCGGCGCGGGGGCCTGGGACGTGGTGATGAGCGACATGGCTCCGTCGACGACGGGCCATCGCTTCACCGACCAGGCGCGCAGCTTCGAGCTCTTCATGCAGGCGCTCGAGGTCGCGGTCGGTGTGCTCACGCCGGGCGGATCATTCGTCGCGAAGATCTTCCAGGGCGGAGACTTCGAGCAGGCGCGGGCCGCGGTGGCCGCGCGCTTCGAGAAGGTCAAGGTGGTCAAGCCGAAGGCCACGCGGAACGAGAGCTACGAGATCTTCATCTGCGGGCTCGGCTTCCGCGCCGCAGAGGGTGCTCCAGACCCGGACCCCGACGATCAGGCCGCGGCCGGGGCGTAG
- the rplC gene encoding 50S ribosomal protein L3 yields MNTHPGLIGKKLGNTQLFNEDGDVVRVTVLKVGGCTVLGKRTAEKDGYSALILGFEDKREKLVNKPEKGFFDKAGVSAKKVVREFRLSAEDVATFEVGQALKPSDLFSEGQFVDVSGQTKGRGFTGVMKRWNFAGAGTVGHGTHEYKRHGGSIGANMTPGRVLPGVKMPGQYGDERVTILNLPIARVMDDEGLLLVEGGVPGPRNGYITVRGAVKKKNRGKVAEA; encoded by the coding sequence ATGAACACGCATCCCGGCCTCATCGGCAAGAAGCTCGGAAACACTCAGCTTTTCAACGAAGACGGAGACGTCGTCCGCGTGACGGTGCTCAAGGTCGGTGGATGCACCGTGCTCGGCAAGCGCACGGCGGAGAAGGACGGCTACTCGGCCCTCATCCTCGGCTTCGAGGACAAGCGCGAGAAGCTGGTCAACAAGCCCGAGAAGGGCTTCTTCGACAAGGCCGGCGTGTCGGCCAAGAAGGTCGTCCGCGAGTTCCGCCTCTCGGCCGAGGACGTGGCCACGTTCGAGGTCGGTCAGGCGCTCAAGCCGAGCGACCTCTTCAGTGAGGGCCAGTTCGTGGACGTCTCGGGCCAGACCAAGGGCCGCGGCTTCACCGGCGTCATGAAGCGCTGGAACTTCGCCGGCGCCGGCACCGTCGGTCACGGCACGCACGAGTACAAGCGTCACGGCGGCTCCATCGGCGCGAACATGACCCCCGGCCGCGTGCTCCCCGGCGTGAAGATGCCCGGCCAGTACGGCGACGAGCGGGTCACCATCCTCAACCTGCCCATCGCGCGCGTGATGGACGACGAGGGTCTGCTCCTGGTCGAGGGCGGCGTGCCCGGCCCCCGCAACGGCTACATCACGGTCCGCGGCGCGGTGAAGAAGAAGAACCGCGGCAAGGTCGCGGAGGCCTGA